The proteins below are encoded in one region of Primulina huaijiensis isolate GDHJ02 unplaced genomic scaffold, ASM1229523v2 scaffold41117, whole genome shotgun sequence:
- the LOC140969356 gene encoding proteasome subunit beta type-1-like, with translation MTKQRANWSPYDNNGGTCVAIAGADYCVIAADTRMSTGYNILTRDYSKIIQLADKSLMASSGFQADVRALQKVLEARHLIYQHQHSKQMSCPAMAQLLSNTLYYKRFFPYYAFNVLGGLDHEGKGCVFTYDAVGSYERVGYSSQGSGSTLITPFLDNQLKSPSPLLLPAKDAVTPLSESEAIDLVKTCFASATERDIYTGDKLEIVILNAAGIRREYLELRKD, from the exons ATGACGAAGCAGCGAGCGAATTGGTCTCCGTACGACAACAATGGAGG GACGTGTGTTGCGATTGCCGGCGCTGATTACTGTGTGATTGCGGCCGATACTCGAATGTCCACTGGATACAACATTCTTACGCGCGATTACTCCAAAATTATTCAGCT GGCAGACAAATCTTTGATGGCCTCTTCTGGCTTTCAAGCAGATGTCAGAGCTCTGCAAAAGGTTTTGGAAGCTAGACACCTG ATTTATCAGCACCAACATAGCAAGCAAATGAGCTGCCCTGCAATGGCTCAGTTGCTCTCTAATACCCTGTACTACAAACGTTTCTTCCCGTACTATGCTTTCAATGTCTTGGGTGGCCTTGACCATGAAG GAAAGGGCTGTGTCTTTACGTATGATGCTGTTGGATCTTATGAAAGGGTTGGATATAGTTCCCAAGGTTCTGGTTCCACCCTTATAACACCATTTCTGGACAACCAACTGAAGTCTCCCAGTCCTCTTTTATTACCAGCAAAG GATGCGGTTACTCCGCTTTCGGAGTCTGAAGCCATTGACTTGGTGAAAACTTGTTTTGCATCAGCAACAGAGAGGGACATATATACG GGAGACAAGCTGGAAATAGTCATTTTAAATGCTGCAGGCATACGACGCGAATACTTGGAACTCAGGAAAGATTAA
- the LOC140969365 gene encoding protein DOWNY MILDEW RESISTANCE 6-like — translation METKVISGIHFSSLPSNYIRPEHERPRLSEVMECENVPVIDLGCEDKSLIIKQIGHACQEYGFFQVINHGVPKESVDRILEVGHEFFSLPVEEKMKLYSDDPSKTMRLSTSFNVKKETVHNWRDYLRLHCYPLDKYVPEWPSLPSSFKDVVSSYCRDVRQLGLRLQEAISESLGLDKDNLKNILGEQGQHMALNYYPACPEPELTYGLPAHTDPNALTILLQDLQVAGLQVLKNGKWLAIKPHPNAFVINIGDQLQALSNGKYKSVWHRAVVNAAVPRLSVASFLCPCDSSTISVPKSLANPGEPTIYRDFTYAEYYKKFWSRNLDQEHCLELFKK, via the exons ATGGAAACAAAAGTCATCAGCGGCATCCACTTCTCCAGCCTTCCCTCTAACTATATCCGTCCCGAACATGAGAGGCCGAGGTTGTCTGAAGTTATGGAATGCGAAAATGTTCCCGTCATCGACCTTGGATGTGAAGATAAAAGCTTAATAATCAAACAAATAGGCCATGCCTGTCAAGAATATGGCTTCTTCCAG GTGATCAATCATGGAGTACCCAAGGAATCTGTGGATAGAATCCTAGAGGTGGGTCATGAATTTTTTAGTTTACCAGTGGAAGAGAAGATGAAATTATACTCCGACGATCCTTCCAAAACTATGAGACTGTCTACAAGTTTTAATGTGAAAAAGGAGACGGTTCATAACTGGAGGGACTATCTCAGGCTTCACTGTTATCCCTTGGATAAATATGTTCCCGAGTGGCCTTCGCTTCCCTCTTCTTTCAA GGATGTTGTAAGCAGTTATTGCAGGGATGTTCGACAACTTGGATTGAGGTTGCAGGAAGCTATATCGGAGAGCCTAGGTTTAGATAAAGATAACCTAAAGAACATATTAGGAGAACAAGgtcaacatatggcccttaatTATTATCCGGCCTGCCCAGAACCGGAGCTGACATATGGATTACCGGCCCATACAGATCCAAATGCCCTCACCATTCTCCTTCAAGATTTGCAAGTAGCCGGGCTTCAAGTCCTTAAAAATGGAAAATGGTTGGCAATAAAACCCCACCCCAATGCTTTTGTCATCAACATTGGCGATCAACTTCAG GCACTGAGTAACGGAAAGTACAAAAGTGTTTGGCATCGAGCCGTGGTGAATGCGGCTGTACCAAGACTCTCAGTAGCCTCCTTCCTCTGTCCATGCGATAGTTCAACCATTAGTGTGCCAAAATCACTTGCAAACCCAGGGGAGCCAACCATTTATCGAGATTTCACATACGCTGAGTATTACAAGAAATTCTGGAGCAGGAACTTGGATCAGGAACActgcttggaacttttcaagaaaTAG